One genomic segment of Brevibacillus laterosporus LMG 15441 includes these proteins:
- a CDS encoding S-layer homology domain-containing protein — translation MKVRKEIVAGITTMFAVIAAFCMPAEIQAENPHTPSTVQASTFTDIDEHWAKSYIQFLAERGIVKGKYIPFRPNAPISRGEAIALLNRVTQYSYGVVAPPVEAAKVDKRYPLVQELKQAVGTMNAMLYADQKAYTRFNPGDNALYLLHLSAGKKPMKMGAILESDWWLSAEHLQAPLNREEASMLLFHTILPNIRHDLHIEPAKIQEGLNGYYQATLSNAYQDTKSLYATGIKGYQLLEDSTGFFQPTKTMTRAQFAVILQRLVIANEQQKEKQWNGSVQQQTRISNLMLTAATHAYLRKNEQGMTSYFGKEALQTIEKLRPLPLHDVLGSYQVMDSNESTMKAKGAYFSTMTGNYEVEYEMVKSDQSSNPYGWIITKITHIQK, via the coding sequence ATGAAGGTTAGAAAAGAAATCGTAGCAGGTATCACAACAATGTTTGCAGTCATTGCGGCTTTTTGTATGCCGGCCGAGATACAAGCGGAAAATCCACATACCCCTAGCACTGTACAAGCGAGTACCTTCACTGATATAGATGAACATTGGGCGAAATCTTACATTCAATTTCTTGCCGAGCGTGGCATTGTAAAAGGAAAATATATTCCGTTTCGCCCGAACGCTCCGATTTCTCGGGGAGAGGCAATTGCTTTGTTGAATCGGGTAACGCAGTATTCCTACGGAGTTGTAGCTCCTCCTGTTGAAGCAGCTAAAGTAGATAAACGATATCCGCTCGTTCAAGAACTCAAGCAGGCTGTAGGTACTATGAATGCTATGCTGTATGCGGATCAGAAGGCATATACACGTTTTAATCCAGGGGATAATGCCTTGTACTTGCTTCACCTCAGTGCAGGTAAAAAGCCAATGAAAATGGGAGCTATCTTAGAAAGCGATTGGTGGTTATCCGCTGAGCATTTACAAGCACCATTAAATCGAGAAGAAGCTAGCATGCTGTTGTTTCATACGATTCTGCCGAATATTCGACATGATTTACATATAGAGCCCGCTAAAATTCAGGAGGGTTTAAACGGCTATTATCAGGCGACGCTTTCGAATGCGTATCAGGATACAAAATCGTTGTATGCTACCGGAATTAAAGGCTATCAATTATTGGAAGATAGCACCGGTTTTTTTCAGCCAACCAAGACTATGACTCGGGCCCAATTCGCGGTTATTTTACAGCGGCTAGTGATCGCCAATGAGCAGCAAAAAGAAAAACAATGGAACGGCTCAGTGCAACAGCAAACACGCATCAGCAATCTGATGCTAACAGCGGCCACCCATGCTTATCTAAGAAAGAACGAGCAAGGGATGACGTCCTACTTCGGGAAAGAGGCATTACAGACGATAGAGAAGCTACGCCCGCTACCTTTGCATGATGTTTTGGGTAGCTATCAGGTGATGGATAGTAATGAAAGTACCATGAAGGCTAAAGGCGCTTATTTTTCCACAATGACTGGTAATTATGAAGTGGAATATGAAATGGTTAAAAGCGACCAGAGTAGCAATCCGTACGGCTGGATCATTACGAAAATTACTCATATCCAAAAATAA
- a CDS encoding gamma carbonic anhydrase family protein, with protein sequence MLLLPFEGKEPQIHPSVFIAKGAVVTGDVIIGEETSIWYNSVIRGDVSPTIIGKRVSVQDNSTLHQSPLCPLLIEDDVTIGHNAVLHSCTVRQGALIGMGSIVLDGAQIGEEAMVAAGALVPPGMKVPPRTLVVGSPAKVKRELNEDDFKDLRRVRQSYVDKGKMYRKLEENPLTR encoded by the coding sequence ATGCTACTACTCCCTTTTGAAGGTAAAGAGCCACAGATTCATCCTAGCGTGTTTATCGCCAAAGGTGCTGTTGTCACGGGTGACGTTATTATCGGGGAAGAGACATCGATCTGGTACAATTCGGTCATACGAGGCGATGTCTCTCCTACTATTATTGGGAAACGAGTCAGTGTTCAAGATAATAGCACTCTCCACCAAAGTCCTCTTTGTCCACTCCTTATTGAGGATGATGTCACAATTGGCCATAACGCCGTGTTACATAGCTGCACCGTACGCCAAGGCGCTTTGATCGGTATGGGTTCTATTGTGCTAGATGGCGCCCAGATCGGGGAAGAGGCTATGGTTGCAGCGGGTGCTTTGGTTCCACCCGGCATGAAAGTCCCCCCTCGGACATTGGTCGTAGGCTCTCCCGCTAAGGTAAAGCGCGAATTAAACGAAGACGATTTTAAGGATTTACGCCGAGTTCGTCAGTCTTATGTGGATAAAGGAAAAATGTATCGAAAGCTGGAAGAAAATCCACTTACCAGATAA
- a CDS encoding GNAT family N-acetyltransferase encodes MNVFNLRIKGRLIFLQLLTPAHAEFFLTYLLANQPFHAPYVPLRDESYFTLENAINQTTQWTEVEQDQRYSFGIFEQASERLVGKITLSQVFRGPFQNAFIGYDLDHSCQSQGYMTEALHLMMSFSFNRLLLHRLQANIMPHNRASQRVLEKAGFAKEGFGANYLKINGKWEDHLFYALTKERFDELYQNAPYPVIYEERAETITIKD; translated from the coding sequence ATGAATGTATTTAACCTACGAATAAAGGGTAGGCTGATTTTTTTACAATTACTAACCCCTGCACATGCAGAATTTTTTCTTACTTATTTACTTGCAAATCAACCATTTCATGCACCGTATGTCCCTTTGCGTGACGAGAGTTATTTCACACTCGAAAATGCCATTAATCAAACTACTCAATGGACAGAGGTTGAACAGGATCAACGCTATTCTTTTGGTATCTTTGAGCAAGCTAGTGAACGCCTTGTTGGAAAAATAACACTATCCCAAGTATTTCGCGGTCCTTTTCAAAATGCTTTTATCGGTTATGATCTAGACCATTCCTGTCAAAGCCAAGGCTATATGACTGAAGCTCTCCATCTCATGATGTCGTTTTCCTTCAATAGACTTCTTTTGCATCGTTTGCAAGCCAATATCATGCCACATAATCGAGCGTCTCAACGGGTTTTGGAAAAAGCAGGATTCGCCAAAGAGGGGTTCGGTGCCAATTATCTTAAAATCAACGGGAAATGGGAAGATCATTTATTTTATGCTTTGACTAAAGAAAGGTTTGACGAACTTTATCAAAACGCTCCTTATCCTGTTATCTATGAAGAAAGAGCTGAGACGATTACTATAAAAGACTAA
- the asnB gene encoding asparagine synthase (glutamine-hydrolyzing) produces MCGIAGWASFMRNVKDEQETIEAMTKTLQHRGPDSMGYFFHDRVVFGHRRLIVVDPEGGTQPMTKRYGDISYTLVYNGELYNTEDLRKELLDRGHRFSSHSDTEVLLTAYVEWGEKCLERLNGIFAFAIWNDKEQLLFVARDRMGVKPFFYLVKDGQFLFGSEIKAILAHPEVEPIVDREGLAEVLLISPARTPGHGVFKGMHELRPGYYGIYSQNGFTTESYWCLKSREHLDNFETTVDTIRDLVINAIERQLVADVPVSMLLSGGLDSSAITAIAARYYQHQGKGTIHTYSIDYKDNDHFFTAHAYQPDSDSQWIKRVSDHIGTQHHYIEFDTPELVQALQTAVYARDLPGMADIDASLYLFCAEMKKETTVVLSGECADEIFGGYPWFHQEEALYAETFPWARKSEQRYKWLSNEMKAWLQPDSYVKGRFRDTLAEVPRLEGEFRIDEKRREMFYLNHVWFMNTLLDRKDRMSMMASLEARVPFCDHRLVEYMWNVPWEMKMYDSREKGILRKALEGILPSDVLYRKKSPYPKTHNPAYALATRQWLNDVLDDNRSPLHTLLDVPYLRTLLQTDASAIEIPFFGQLMSTPQMFAFLAQVDFWMKTYKVRIM; encoded by the coding sequence ATGTGTGGAATTGCAGGCTGGGCTAGTTTTATGCGGAATGTAAAAGATGAACAAGAGACTATAGAAGCAATGACTAAGACACTTCAACACAGAGGTCCAGATAGTATGGGGTATTTTTTTCATGATCGGGTTGTATTTGGACATCGTCGTCTTATTGTTGTAGATCCTGAAGGCGGAACTCAGCCCATGACCAAAAGATATGGGGATATAAGCTACACACTTGTGTATAACGGCGAATTGTACAATACAGAAGATTTACGCAAGGAATTGCTAGACCGTGGTCACCGCTTCTCTTCCCACTCAGATACGGAGGTATTACTCACGGCTTATGTAGAATGGGGAGAAAAATGCCTAGAGCGACTGAACGGTATTTTTGCATTTGCTATCTGGAATGACAAAGAGCAGCTCTTATTTGTCGCACGTGATCGAATGGGTGTGAAGCCGTTCTTTTATCTAGTAAAAGATGGGCAGTTTCTATTCGGTTCAGAAATAAAAGCTATTCTTGCCCACCCCGAAGTTGAGCCTATTGTTGATCGGGAAGGCTTAGCCGAGGTACTGCTTATTTCACCCGCTCGCACGCCTGGACACGGTGTATTCAAAGGAATGCATGAGTTACGCCCCGGCTATTATGGAATATACTCTCAAAATGGCTTTACTACAGAATCGTATTGGTGCTTGAAAAGTCGTGAGCATCTCGACAATTTTGAGACAACCGTCGATACCATTCGTGATTTAGTCATAAATGCAATCGAACGTCAACTCGTTGCTGATGTTCCTGTCTCGATGCTGCTTTCAGGAGGCCTTGATTCCAGCGCCATCACCGCTATTGCGGCAAGATATTATCAACATCAAGGAAAAGGAACGATTCACACCTACTCCATTGATTATAAAGATAATGACCACTTTTTCACTGCCCATGCCTATCAACCTGATTCAGATTCTCAATGGATTAAACGAGTTAGCGATCATATAGGAACCCAGCACCATTATATTGAGTTTGATACCCCCGAGTTGGTGCAAGCCCTCCAAACCGCTGTTTATGCTCGCGACTTGCCTGGTATGGCAGATATTGACGCTTCGCTGTATCTTTTTTGCGCGGAAATGAAAAAGGAAACAACAGTCGTACTTTCAGGTGAATGCGCTGACGAAATATTTGGGGGCTATCCTTGGTTTCATCAAGAAGAAGCTCTTTATGCAGAAACTTTTCCATGGGCGCGAAAAAGTGAGCAGCGATACAAATGGCTCTCGAATGAAATGAAGGCTTGGTTACAACCAGATTCGTATGTAAAAGGACGTTTTCGTGATACACTAGCAGAGGTTCCCCGCTTGGAGGGGGAGTTTCGTATAGATGAAAAACGGCGCGAGATGTTTTACTTAAATCATGTCTGGTTTATGAATACGTTACTGGATCGAAAGGATCGCATGAGTATGATGGCTAGCCTAGAAGCCCGTGTACCCTTTTGCGATCATCGACTTGTAGAATACATGTGGAATGTACCTTGGGAGATGAAAATGTACGATTCCAGGGAAAAAGGCATTTTGCGCAAAGCTTTGGAAGGAATCTTGCCCTCTGATGTGTTATATCGTAAAAAAAGTCCTTATCCCAAAACACATAATCCCGCATATGCCCTAGCAACAAGGCAGTGGCTTAACGATGTTTTAGATGATAACAGATCTCCCCTTCATACTCTATTAGATGTTCCTTACCTCCGTACTCTCCTACAAACAGATGCATCTGCGATTGAAATTCCTTTTTTTGGTCAATTAATGAGCACCCCTCAGATGTTTGCCTTTTTAGCACAAGTAGACTTCTGGATGAAAACATACAAAGTACGCATCATGTAA